One window of Vitis riparia cultivar Riparia Gloire de Montpellier isolate 1030 chromosome 5, EGFV_Vit.rip_1.0, whole genome shotgun sequence genomic DNA carries:
- the LOC117914039 gene encoding uncharacterized protein LOC117914039, producing the protein MRDFPSCFGENGVQVADSTSSGVSRSTAQNLVTCVYSCKLGGKSCLIIITWSKNLVGQCLSVEIDDWMNQCLCKFDIKPWLFAKRKGSKSFEINSIQVDTYWDLSLAKFGSGPEPLEGFYLAVVFNGEMVLLLGDMRKEAFKKTNATPGFYNAIFVSKKEHIFGKKLYGTKAQFWDNGQNHNLSIECDTVGTDDPFLAIRIDSKMVMQVKHLRWKFRGNQTILIDGLPVEVFWDVHNWLFGPSVGNAVFMFQTCSSAEKLWSSQPFFDSSALLSPCSQNFREFKLQGLGFSLILYAWKNE; encoded by the coding sequence ATGAGAGACTTCCCATCTTGTTTTGGTGAAAATGGGGTCCAAGTAGCTGATTCTACTTCTTCAGGTGTCTCTAGGAGTACTGCTCAAAATTTGGTTACATGCGTTTATTCATGTAAATTAGGAGGCAAATCTTGCTTGATCATAATTACATGGAGCAAAAATCTGGTGGGTCAGTGCCTTAGCGTTGAAATCGATGATTGGATGAATCAGTGTCTCTGTAAATTTGACATAAAGCCATGGCTGTTCGCCAAAAGAAAAGGGTCTAAGAGTTTTGAGATTAATTCTATTCAAGTCGACACATATTGGGATCTCTCTTTGGCCAAATTCGGATCTGGGCCTGAGCCATTGGAGGGCTTCTATTTGGCAGTGGTGTTTAATGGAGAGATGGTTCTACTTCTCGGGGATATGAGGAAAGAAGCATTCAAAAAGACTAATGCCACACCTGGTTTTTACAATGCCATCTTCGTTAGCAAGAAGGAACACATTTTTGGAAAGAAGTTGTATGGCACTAAGGCTCAATTTTGGGACAATGGCCAGAATCATAATCTATCAATTGAGTGTGACACAGTTGGTACAGACGACCCCTTCCTCGCCATCCGCATAGATAGTAAGATGGTTATGCAGGTGAAGCACCTCCGATGGAAGTTTCGGGGAAATCAGACCATCTTAATTGATGGGCTCCCGGTAGAAGTTTTCTGGGATGTCCATAATTGGCTGTTTGGTCCAAGTGTCGGAAATGCAGTTTTCATGTTCCAAACTTGCTCCTCAGCTGAGAAGTTGTGGTCAAGCCAACCATTCTTTGATTCCTCTGCCTTGCTTTCGCCTTGCTCACAGAATTTCAGGGAGTTTAAATTACAAGGTCTTGGTTTTTCACTGATTTTGTATGCTTGGAAGAATGAGTAG